In Caldalkalibacillus thermarum, one DNA window encodes the following:
- a CDS encoding 5'-methylthioadenosine/adenosylhomocysteine nucleosidase, whose translation MTQIIGIMGAMKEEIELFLKAMADIQEKQRAEITFYQGRMHEKDVILCQSGVGKVNASVCTQILIDDYDVDYIIFTGVAGGVDPQLNIGDIVISTECQQHDIDASPVGFKKGEIPFAETSVFKADPFLIRLAESYRPEEDTVQIVKGKILSGDQFIADPEHVEQLYHMFNGSCVEMEGAAVAQVCHLNQVPFVIIRSLSDKADRKANINFAEFTKVAARRSYELVDHMLKHWQTVSTA comes from the coding sequence ATGACGCAAATAATAGGGATCATGGGGGCCATGAAGGAAGAGATCGAACTTTTTCTTAAAGCCATGGCCGATATTCAAGAAAAACAGCGGGCGGAGATTACGTTTTATCAGGGACGCATGCACGAAAAAGACGTTATATTGTGCCAGTCCGGGGTGGGAAAGGTGAATGCCAGTGTCTGCACCCAGATCTTGATTGATGATTATGATGTGGATTACATTATTTTTACCGGAGTGGCCGGCGGCGTTGACCCTCAGCTCAATATTGGCGATATTGTCATCTCTACCGAATGTCAGCAGCATGATATTGATGCCTCTCCTGTTGGTTTTAAAAAAGGGGAAATTCCATTTGCTGAGACATCGGTTTTTAAAGCAGATCCATTCCTGATCCGGCTGGCGGAAAGTTACCGCCCTGAAGAGGACACCGTCCAGATTGTTAAAGGAAAAATTTTGTCCGGGGATCAATTTATAGCCGATCCTGAGCATGTCGAACAGTTATATCACATGTTTAACGGAAGTTGTGTGGAAATGGAAGGTGCAGCGGTGGCTCAAGTGTGCCATCTGAACCAGGTTCCGTTTGTGATCATTCGCTCTTTATCCGATAAAGCAGACCGGAAAGCAAACATTAATTTCGCTGAGTTTACCAAAGTGGCTGCCCGGCGCTCCTATGAGCTGGTTGACCATATGCTCAAACATTGGCAAACGGTCTCAACAGCCTGA
- a CDS encoding transglycosylase domain-containing protein encodes MANDQKQNNEKGQVVKQKRWVYLLKVTWLVTQVLFVLLVMGLLFAGGVAAGYFASFVHDEPIRSYEEIKEDIYNIQQTGEVYFRNNEFIGYLRTEVHRQPVDIEEVSLYLIDAILATEDNEFFEHKGINIRALGRAVLEELSSPGKGTGGSTVTQQLVKNQLLTAERTYDRKFNELLLAMRVERMFSKEDILEAYINVVYLGYNANGTNIEGVGAAAEGVFGVSVSDLNIAQSAYIAGMIQSPGRYTPFNRNGTINEENLERGLVRMNYVLERMLETGRITQQEYNEALAFDIKGSLAKPEPTIVENYPYLTFAIEEAAIDILLDLRLEQEGLERHEVDNLEQYREQARQDLFRGGYKIYTTIDKELYEAFQRVVAEAQFGPRSSIQTKTVEDPETGEEKEVGLLEQVGGTLINNQTGAILAMIEGRDYNESQVNFSRSVRQPGSAIKPILDYAPAFELGVLQPASVIDDVPLFAPDGSRGYHMFQNFNRRFHGLVTVRKALEQSYNIPAIKAMEMARNHNSEAVLDYLHKMNLTMFKEEHLHELSGAIGGGGWNVSVEALTAAFATFANEGKYLKPYLIERIETMDGETVYEHQPEPVEIFSPQTAFLITDMLRDVVRSGTASRIGRRLGSLDVAGKTGTTSDAYDYWFVGYTPQISLGLWRGYERNDSLAGKYSERHQELWAQLIQTVRDIRPELVDAQARFKQPEGIVRRTVCSKSGLLPSKLCQQQAWLVTDYFNAKFVPTKTDDRVVEARIITVNDQRYLAKATTPDDLVEKGIYVLTEKINYPPGWSERYKPLDWEIRAPAEEDPRQENGKVPAAPDNVQAKRSGGGITVSWSKVNESDLAGYRVYRAGDDGQFKHIASVLLHEETVYQDNTVSGRDYAYYVTAVDIAGQESEPSAIAVSNAQDPDQFFLPDPPSQPAGLNGQGGELSVQLSWQANPGDEQVEYYQVYYAANAQGPFKPLGQTHGTSYTHTSLADAGDYWFYVTAVNRAGESPPSKAVRVKVTGPPPAEPEPPGDGNRDGRGGNGDGNDNDPKPGNGDGNGNGNGNGKPPREGNGNGDGGNEQQDGGDNGNNEVHKTKGMASASHPFLCVHGAVYLFC; translated from the coding sequence ATGGCGAATGATCAAAAGCAAAACAATGAAAAAGGACAAGTGGTCAAACAGAAGCGATGGGTTTATCTCTTGAAAGTCACCTGGCTTGTTACCCAAGTGCTGTTTGTCCTGCTGGTGATGGGACTCTTGTTTGCCGGAGGGGTCGCCGCAGGCTATTTCGCCTCTTTTGTTCATGATGAGCCGATACGCAGCTATGAAGAAATCAAGGAAGATATTTATAACATTCAACAGACAGGGGAAGTTTATTTCAGGAACAATGAGTTTATTGGCTACTTGCGCACCGAAGTTCACCGGCAACCGGTCGATATTGAAGAAGTCTCCCTCTATCTTATTGACGCCATACTAGCGACTGAAGACAATGAATTTTTTGAACACAAGGGTATTAATATCCGCGCCTTGGGCCGGGCCGTGCTGGAAGAGTTAAGCTCTCCCGGAAAGGGTACCGGGGGCAGTACGGTGACACAACAGCTGGTCAAAAACCAATTGTTAACCGCTGAACGTACCTATGACCGCAAGTTCAACGAGCTGCTGTTAGCTATGCGTGTGGAAAGAATGTTTTCCAAAGAAGATATATTGGAAGCATACATCAATGTCGTTTACCTCGGTTATAACGCCAACGGTACCAATATAGAGGGGGTAGGTGCAGCGGCAGAAGGTGTTTTTGGGGTCAGTGTCTCTGACTTAAATATTGCCCAATCTGCCTATATTGCCGGCATGATTCAATCCCCGGGACGATACACACCCTTCAACCGTAACGGAACCATTAATGAAGAAAACTTGGAGCGCGGTTTGGTGCGCATGAACTATGTCCTGGAACGCATGTTGGAGACGGGCCGGATCACGCAGCAAGAATATAACGAAGCACTGGCCTTCGATATTAAGGGGAGTTTGGCTAAGCCCGAACCCACCATTGTGGAAAACTATCCCTATTTAACGTTTGCCATTGAAGAAGCAGCGATTGATATCCTGCTCGATTTGCGTCTGGAACAAGAAGGGTTGGAGCGGCACGAGGTCGATAATCTGGAACAATACCGGGAACAGGCCCGTCAAGATCTGTTTCGCGGCGGTTATAAAATTTACACCACGATTGACAAAGAACTGTATGAAGCGTTCCAGCGTGTAGTGGCTGAAGCCCAATTTGGCCCGCGCAGCAGCATCCAAACTAAAACAGTAGAGGATCCCGAAACCGGGGAAGAAAAAGAAGTGGGCCTTCTGGAACAAGTAGGCGGCACCCTGATAAACAATCAAACCGGGGCCATTTTGGCCATGATTGAAGGACGCGATTACAATGAATCACAGGTAAATTTCAGCCGTTCTGTCCGTCAGCCGGGATCAGCGATTAAACCCATCCTGGATTATGCGCCCGCTTTTGAGTTGGGTGTTCTGCAACCCGCTTCTGTCATCGATGATGTGCCGTTGTTTGCCCCTGACGGCAGCAGGGGTTACCATATGTTCCAAAATTTCAACCGGCGATTTCACGGACTGGTGACGGTGCGGAAAGCGCTGGAGCAATCCTATAACATCCCGGCCATCAAAGCGATGGAGATGGCCCGCAACCACAACAGTGAAGCGGTGCTGGACTATTTGCACAAGATGAACTTAACCATGTTTAAAGAAGAGCACTTGCATGAGCTGTCTGGTGCGATCGGAGGCGGGGGCTGGAATGTCAGTGTTGAAGCCCTAACTGCTGCTTTTGCCACCTTTGCCAATGAAGGAAAATACCTCAAACCCTATTTGATTGAACGCATCGAAACGATGGATGGAGAAACCGTTTATGAACACCAACCGGAGCCGGTTGAGATCTTTTCGCCTCAAACCGCCTTCTTAATCACTGACATGCTGCGCGATGTTGTCCGCTCGGGCACAGCCAGCCGCATTGGCCGCCGCCTGGGTTCGCTGGATGTAGCCGGCAAAACAGGAACGACCAGTGATGCCTATGATTATTGGTTTGTCGGTTACACCCCACAAATCTCTTTGGGCTTGTGGCGGGGTTACGAACGAAATGACTCCTTGGCGGGCAAATACAGCGAACGTCACCAGGAATTGTGGGCCCAACTGATTCAAACGGTGAGAGACATCCGTCCTGAATTGGTCGATGCCCAAGCCCGGTTCAAGCAGCCGGAAGGGATTGTGAGGCGGACCGTTTGTTCCAAGTCTGGTCTGTTACCTTCTAAATTGTGTCAGCAACAGGCCTGGCTGGTGACGGATTATTTCAATGCCAAATTTGTGCCAACCAAAACAGATGACCGGGTGGTTGAAGCACGGATCATTACTGTGAATGATCAACGATACCTGGCCAAAGCAACTACCCCTGATGACCTTGTAGAGAAAGGGATCTATGTCTTAACTGAAAAGATTAATTATCCTCCCGGCTGGTCCGAGCGCTATAAACCGTTGGATTGGGAAATCAGGGCGCCTGCAGAAGAAGACCCCCGCCAGGAGAATGGGAAAGTGCCTGCAGCGCCTGACAATGTCCAGGCTAAGCGGAGCGGAGGTGGCATCACAGTCTCCTGGAGCAAAGTGAATGAATCTGACTTAGCCGGGTACCGGGTGTACCGTGCTGGAGATGACGGCCAATTTAAGCATATTGCCAGCGTGCTTTTGCATGAAGAGACTGTGTATCAAGACAACACCGTATCCGGACGTGATTATGCCTATTATGTAACTGCCGTTGACATAGCTGGCCAGGAATCTGAACCGTCTGCCATCGCCGTCAGCAATGCCCAAGATCCCGATCAATTCTTCCTGCCGGATCCCCCGTCCCAACCGGCCGGCCTGAATGGTCAGGGCGGTGAGCTGTCTGTACAACTGAGCTGGCAAGCCAATCCTGGCGATGAACAAGTAGAATATTATCAGGTTTACTATGCTGCCAATGCACAAGGACCGTTCAAGCCGTTAGGGCAAACCCACGGCACCAGCTATACCCATACCTCGTTGGCAGATGCTGGTGATTACTGGTTCTATGTCACCGCTGTCAACCGTGCTGGGGAATCACCCCCTTCCAAAGCCGTCCGTGTCAAAGTGACCGGGCCACCTCCAGCAGAACCTGAGCCACCCGGTGATGGAAACCGGGATGGCAGGGGAGGCAATGGAGATGGCAACGACAACGATCCTAAACCAGGCAATGGAGATGGCAACGGAAATGGAAACGGGAACGGAAAGCCTCCTAGAGAAGGAAATGGAAATGGCGATGGTGGGAATGAACAGCAGGACGGTGGTGATAACGGCAACAATGAAGTGCATAAAACCAAAGGGATGGCTTCAGCAAGCCATCCCTTCTTATGTGTTCACGGTGCTGTTTACCTATTTTGTTAA
- the tyrS gene encoding tyrosine--tRNA ligase, with amino-acid sequence MSEQISLTPAQQKEVDRQFEILKRGVVEIVPEEGLKQKLARSIATDTPLKVKLGVDPTAPDIHLGHTVVIQKLRQFQELGHTVQFLIGDFTARIGDPTGRSETRKPLTEEQVKQNAKTYVQQYAKILDMSKTELHYNSKWLSVLNFADVLELAAKTTVARMLERDDFEKRYRANQAISLHEFFYPLMQGYDSVALECDVELGGTDQKFNLLMGRHLQKEYGQEPQVAIMTPLLEGLDGVQKMSKSLGNYIGIDEEPNEIYGKTMSIPDELMIKYYELVTRLPLEEVKRIEAGLKSGEIHPRDAKMRLAKTLVAMYHGDEAAEQAEEHFKTVFQKRDLPEDMPEKEWTGVSPVNIVDLLHGLDMVASKGEGRRMVQQGAVRINGDRVDDIQEEVNVQAGMIVQVGKRKFVRIK; translated from the coding sequence ATGTCGGAACAAATCAGCTTAACGCCAGCACAACAGAAAGAGGTGGACAGACAGTTCGAGATTTTGAAACGGGGTGTTGTCGAAATTGTACCGGAAGAAGGGCTGAAACAAAAACTGGCCCGCTCAATTGCCACGGACACACCGCTTAAAGTGAAACTTGGCGTCGATCCGACAGCACCAGATATTCACCTGGGCCATACAGTGGTCATTCAAAAACTGCGCCAGTTTCAGGAATTGGGTCATACCGTCCAGTTTTTGATCGGCGATTTTACGGCCCGTATTGGTGATCCCACAGGCAGATCGGAAACGCGGAAGCCCCTGACCGAAGAACAGGTCAAACAAAATGCCAAAACCTATGTCCAACAGTACGCCAAGATTTTAGATATGTCCAAAACGGAACTGCATTATAACAGCAAATGGCTCTCTGTCCTGAATTTTGCCGATGTGCTTGAACTGGCTGCCAAAACAACGGTGGCCCGCATGCTGGAACGGGATGATTTTGAGAAGCGTTACCGGGCAAATCAGGCCATCAGCCTGCATGAATTTTTCTATCCGCTGATGCAAGGCTATGATTCCGTGGCTTTAGAATGTGACGTTGAATTGGGGGGCACTGACCAGAAATTTAACCTGTTGATGGGGCGCCATCTGCAGAAAGAGTACGGTCAAGAGCCCCAGGTTGCCATTATGACCCCGCTCTTGGAAGGGCTGGACGGGGTACAAAAAATGAGTAAAAGCCTGGGCAATTATATCGGCATTGATGAGGAGCCCAATGAGATTTACGGCAAAACGATGTCCATTCCTGATGAGCTGATGATCAAGTATTACGAATTGGTCACCCGGCTTCCATTGGAAGAAGTGAAGCGTATAGAGGCTGGTTTAAAGTCCGGAGAGATTCATCCCCGTGACGCGAAAATGAGACTGGCTAAAACGCTTGTGGCGATGTATCACGGAGACGAGGCCGCGGAACAGGCAGAGGAACACTTTAAAACCGTTTTCCAGAAGCGGGATCTTCCTGAGGACATGCCCGAAAAAGAATGGACAGGTGTTTCCCCTGTTAACATTGTTGATTTGTTGCACGGCTTGGACATGGTGGCCTCCAAAGGGGAAGGCAGACGGATGGTACAGCAGGGTGCCGTGCGCATCAATGGCGACAGAGTGGATGATATCCAGGAGGAAGTGAATGTGCAGGCAGGAATGATTGTTCAAGTTGGCAAGCGCAAGTTTGTACGGATAAAAT